The Chitinophaga parva genomic sequence CTCCCAGTTCTGCGCATTTGGTGATATGCAGGGCGCTGCGGATGCTGGCTGCCAGGATTTGTGTCTGGTAGCCCTGTATATTGAAGATATGTGCGATCTGGCCTATCAGTTCGGAACCATCCCAGCCGGAATCGTCAATGCGGCCAATGAAAGGCGAAACATAGGCAGCGCCTGCCTTTGCGGCCAGTATGGCCTGCCCGGCAGAGAATACCAATGTACAGTTAGTGCGGATCTGGTGGTCTGTAAACCACTTGATGGCCTTTACCCCATCCTTGATCATGGGCACTTTTACCACGATGTTGGGATGGATGGCGGCCAGTTCCTGTCCTTCCTTGATGATGGCGTCAAACTCGGTAGCCACTACCTCCGCGCTGATGTCGCCTTGCGGTACCATTTCGCAAATGGTCTTGTAATGTTTAATGATGTTCTCGTGGCCTTTGATGCCTTCCTTGTGCATCAGCGAGGGGTTGGTGGTTACGCCGTCCAATACGCCAAGGTCATGTGCTTCTTTGATCTGGGCAAGATTTGCCGTGTCGATAAAAAATTTCATGATGAAGATATTTTAGGATGAGGAGGTACCGGAATTGCAGCAAGTAAGGGGCCATTTTTGCTGGAGGAGCGTGGAGGAAGGGGCCTGGATAGTGAGGGGGCTGTTTAAAATAAAAAAAGGCAAGTTACTTATATCGCACCGCTACAACCACCTACCCTTGCTGCATTCCTGCCCTGGGGGAGTTCAGTAGGAGCTGGTCGTATA encodes the following:
- a CDS encoding transaldolase family protein codes for the protein MKFFIDTANLAQIKEAHDLGVLDGVTTNPSLMHKEGIKGHENIIKHYKTICEMVPQGDISAEVVATEFDAIIKEGQELAAIHPNIVVKVPMIKDGVKAIKWFTDHQIRTNCTLVFSAGQAILAAKAGAAYVSPFIGRIDDSGWDGSELIGQIAHIFNIQGYQTQILAASIRSALHITKCAELGAHVVTAPLEPILGLLKHPLTDIGLAKFLADAKAE